The segment TATCGTTCCATCGTGATGCCCACTTGCGAGGGTTTTTCCATCTGGGCTGAATGCTACACTGTAAACATCTTCAGCATGTTCAGGGTGATCCTGCATCTGTTTATCGATATGGACATCATGTCCAGAGAGGATCAATTTGTGTTCGCCGGTATGGACATCCCACAGACGAAGCGTGTCGTCCTCACTTCCGCTGGCAATTGTTTTCCCATCCGGACTGAACACCACGCTATAAATGCCTTCAGTATGACCCTCAAGCGTCCTTATCTGTTTGCCGGTCGTCGTGTCCCACAAGCGGATATTGCCATCATAATTCCCACTTGCGAGGATGGTGTCATCGGGACTGAATGCCACACTCTGAACGTCCCAAGTATTTCCAGTGAACGTCATTTTGTGTTCACCGGTCGTCGTATTCCAGAGGCGGACCGTACTATCGTAATTCCCACTTGCGAGGATAGTGCCATCGGGACTGAACGCGATGCTTCTTACCATACCACTGTGACCGAAGATTGTTTTCTTGTGTTCACCGGTCATTACATCCCAGAAGCGGATGTTACCAGCCCCACCGCTAACGATAGTGTTGCCGTCCGGACTAAACGCAAGGCTACTGACACCGCCGAAATGCCCTGTGAGTGTTTTCTGGTGTTCACCGGTTTCTGCGTTCCAGAGGTGGATATCCCCGGCGGCAGTTCCAGTCGCGAAGATATGACCAGAAGGACTGAACACAATGCTATCGCCAATTCCATCCATTGTCAGTGTTTTCTTGTGTGCACCTGTGTTTACATCCCACATTCGGATGTTCCCATCATCGCCGCCGCTTACGAGGGTCTGCCCATCCAGACTAAATGCCACAGCATTAATCCAGCGTTCATGCCCTATGAGTGTTTTCTTATGTTCATCAGTCGTTACGTTCCAGATGTTAAGGGTGCCATCATTGGTGCCACCGGCAACTATTTTCCCATCCGGGCTCAGCGCGACACGGTTAATCCAGTTGACACCTTTTGCGAATGTTTTTGTCTGCTCTCCAGTATGTGTGTCCCAGAGGCGGATCGTACCATCGCTGCTGCCAGTTGCGATAGTCTGTCCATCTGAACTGAACACGACATCGAATATCCCATTCGTATGCCCAGTGAGTGTTGCCTGATGCTCGCCGAGGATGGTATCCCAGAGTTGGAGCACCTGACCGGTACCAACAGCAAAAATGCGTCCATCCGGACTCAGCGATACACAATTAATCCCATTCGTATTTCCTGCAAAGAGGAGTGCCTCTTGAAGCGTAACTGCATCGTAGATCCAGATGCCGATAGTACTTGCTACTGCCAAAAACCTGTTGTCAGGAGAATATTGAATCTTATTGACTCCACCTTTACCGAGTCGCGCAATTGCACCCTCCGGTAGTTCCCATTGCGTATAGTCTTGAGCGAAAGTGTTAGGTAAAAGCGGAATTGGGATGAGAATCAGCGTCAGAAAAATGGAAAGTAACTTCGTCTTCATTATGAGGCTCTCTATTTATAGAACTGTTCACACACGTGTATGCGTCAACGGTTCCCAACCGAGCAGGCGTTTCGCCTTTGAGAGGTTAATTTCTTTCTGTTCATGGTCTCCTGCAATAAAGAAAGCATCAAAGCCTTCATGTTCGACCGAGATAGCCGCGAGATACGCATTCGCTAAGTCTTCCTCATCCGTCCACCAGATATGCACCGACGAATCTTTCGGTTGGTTGTAACGCTCAAGCCACTGTTCACGTGTAGAGGGACCCGTGATACGCAAAGCGATGAGCGACATGCCGTGTTCTCGCACAAAGTATTCACAAACCTGCTCACCAAAACCCTTGGTTAATCCGTAAACACCCGGATTATCCCTCGGCACGACATCTTCATAAGGAAAGTTATTTCGCGTCCGCTCATGCACGGTAAAGGTACTTGTATAGACGGCGTGTTGGATGCCTGCTTCCTTTGCTGCATGTAGAACGATATGCAGCCCTTTTGCGTTTACCTCGTAGTTTGCGACGATGTCGCTGAAATCGGCGACAGAGGAACGATCACTCGTCGGTTGCAGCATCACCATATAAACAAGCGTATCCATCCCTTTCAATGCTTCCTGAACGATGTCCGGATCGGTAACAGATCCTTGGATATAATCTACAGAGGTATCTTTAGGTGGATTGACATCCAGCACTCGGAAATTATGGTGGCTCTTCATATACGGAAGCGTCATGGTTCCAACGTGTCCGGAACCACCTATCAGTAGAACGTTCATATTTTTAACCATAGACCTTTCTGTTATTCTTTATATGCATAAGCGCGGTGCTGAATCCGCAGATCAAAATCGTCGTTTGGCTCCCACGTCGGCATATCGGATGGCACCTCATAAGCGAACTGCTCCGTATCCGATGAATAAGGATTCGTACGGCGTTCATGAAGCGCGCGTTGATAGAGTTTACATCGTTCAGTGAGGAATTCGTTTTGCCACCATTTATACCGCTCGTTCCACCGTGGTGTCCGCTGATCAAAATAGATAACTCGGCGGAGCGTATCGCTCGTGTTGATTTTACTGCCGTGTAGGACTTTGGTATGGTGAAGTAAAATATCACCCGGTTCCACCTCTGCAGGCACTGCGTCTTCTCGTTCAAAATTGACTTCGCCTCTCTCAATAACCTCCTGTGCCTCTTCAATTCCCCAGAGATGGCTTTTCGGAATAACCCAAACGCACCCATTATCAACGGTCGAATCATCAAGATATATGTCAACATTGAAGATCGGGTGGTTCTCACGGATTGCGTTGCCATCCCTGTGCCACCGGACGGAAGAACCGTGTTTCGGCAGTTTGAAAACAAGGGATTCATAGCATGGGATAAAATCGGGTCCGATGATCCGGTGCAGCAGATCCCCAATGAACGGATGTCCGAGCAGCCGGAGGGAGAATTCGTTCGGATGGGAATGCAGATAGGTCAGATAATAAGGAATCCGTTCCGGCCCACGGTTACACCATTCATCTGCTGGTCCGCCTGCCAAAATCTCGTCAATAAGCCGTTGACTTTCGCTTTGTGTAACAGCGAGTTCATCCGGTTGGAGAACCCCCTTCAGAATGAGATAGCCGTTATTGTTGAAGAATTGGATTTCGTTGTCAGTAATTTTTTTCATTTTTTTAACTATGGACCTCCTGTTCATCATTCCATTTCATTCCATGATGGTGTTCGGTGAAGTCGCAGTGTCTCTGGGAATCTACTCGGCTTCTTATTCCGTCTGGATCAAATCAAGCCATCAGAATTGAGTCATTAGCAATCGCGGTGTGCCACGCCGAAGCAAATTCTTGGACGGATGGGTATCGCAACTGTTTGTCTACATTTGTCGCTTTTTTCGCGACGTGCCACATAGCATCGCTTCCCTTCCAATCATTTCGGACATCGCTGTTGTTAGCAAGCAATACGAACGCTGTACGCCCTAACATAAAGACATTTGTTCTTTCGTCGATGCGTTCGCCTTTCTGAAATTCCTCTGGTGCCATAAAGCGACTTGAGCCATACAACCGTCCTCGGTCATTTATAAAAGGTCCTGGATGATAGAAGTCGAAATCGAACAGATAAACCTGTTTTTTCTCAAAGTTATAAATAATGCTGCCATCATAAAAGTCTTCAGCGATGAAGCCTCTTTTTTCGATGAGGATGTGGACATCGTATATGACGTTAAGCGCATCAATAATTTCGGCTGCTGGCAACGCACAAAACCTGTCCCGCGGATGGACTTCATCGGCATGGAGTTCCCTTTCCGGACGCAGTCCCTCGCCATCTATCCAGTCGTAGACCAGTGTGAATCCGTTGGGTGTGGTGAAGGCGTTGTGCAATTGAGGAACTGCTTCGTGCTGGACAGCGGCATGAAAACGAACGGCTTGCTTGAGCCACGTGACATTTTGTGCCGTGTTACCGTGTTTGACGAACCAACGTTGGGAGTCCACCACTGTCTGGAATGACTGATCCCTTGAGTCATACACCGGAAACCGATATGTGATTTCGCCGATCTGTTCTAAATATACTTCGATATCTACATCAATTTCTCTGACATCCAGAAGTGAGTGTCGGGTGGGCATTTTTATGTCCTCATCGGGCGCGCCGCAGTCATTATCTAACCGGGGCGCGTTGATTTTATGGCGTTGAAATAATAGCATACACCGAAACGACAGTTTCAATCAAGGAGAATCTGTAATCTTGTAAATCCTCTAATCCTGTAAATCTTGGTTCAGACAATTAACACCACACACTACCCAATTAAGTTATTAATCTTCAGGCAATCGTGCTTTCTTTGGTATGTGGATGATTGTAGATGTGACTATATTTCATATTAACCTTCCTAAATGGACTACAGATATGGTGTCAAATCCCACAGGAGAATAGATCCATCAAAACTTGCGCTCGCTAAAAGCTCGTTGTTCGGTGAAAAAGCAAGTCCTTGCACATCTGTCGGATGTCCCAAAAATGTGGCGATCAACTTACCTGTCTCAGCCTCCCATAAATGGATAGGCACCTTCTTAAAACCCTGCTGCCCCCATAGACCACCAGCCAAGTACTTTCCACAGGGTGAAAATGCCAACGCCATCATATTATCATAGTGTTTTGGTAGAGGTATACGCTTATGGATTTGACCCTGTTTTACGTTCCATAACAGGAGTTCTGGTTGTCTTAATTCTCCACCACCACAGGCTAAATATGAACCACATGGTGAGAAGGCAAACGTAAATATTTCGCCCGCTGAGAGTGCTGTTTCCTCACCTTGTATGACTGCAGATACTTCACGATGGCTAACATCCCATAACATGTAATCCGGTGTTTGTCCACCGCCGCAAGCCACATACAAACCACATGGAGAAAACCCACCGACATTTTCAACTTTATCACCCGGAAATTCACGAATTTCTTCGCCGCGCTCCACATCCCAAAGTCGAGCAGACGGCCAGACATTTTCTTCACTTAGGAGAAATTTTCCGTCCGGACTAAATTCCAATAGTGTAATTCGGTTTTTGTCGGGTGGGAGGTTTTTGAGTGGATATTTGAATTTGCATCGTTCGTTTCGAGTTTGCACATCCCACACTACAATTGTTCCCTCCTCATCAGCACATGCAAGAAGATTTGCTGCGGGTGTAAATGCCTGCTGCACCCATGCTTTGCCATGCCCAGTAAATTCAGCAATTGGCGACTCAACGTTTTCAATGTCCAGAAGTGTGACGGTTCCTTCGCTAATGCTAACAATATAACTATCACCATTGGAAAATGTGAATAGATGTTCTCTGTCTCCGGTTCGTCGTGGACGCTTGCTTTCAATATCCCATAAGAACGCCTCGCTATATACCTTTGGTTCAACCCCTAACGTTTTGCAATCGCCCGAAAATACTATTGAATTTGGGTAATAGGTAGGCTGATAGTCAGATTCTTGCGTATGCGAGTTTCCAGAGAACCAGACCTTGATGCCGCCATCTCCGGATTCGTGTGCCAATCGTGATCCGTTTGAAAAACGGACTGCCCCCCATATTCCTCCAATATCCTCTATAGTAGAATAGAGCTTCTCATCACTTTCCAAATCCCATACAGTAATGATACTTTCACGAAACCTTTCAATATAGGAGATTACCGTTGCACGCAGAACACCTTCCGGTGAATAAGATGGATTCATGTCCGCCTCACCATAATCGGCGTATATCTGAATCTGTTGCCAGTTAACCGTGTCCCAGACGCGGACTGTTCCATCTGCTTCTCCACCGGAGGCGAGAAATCTACTACACGGCGAAAAGCAGAGACGATAGATAGAACCCATGTGTCCTATGAGGCAAGCAACTTGTTCACCGCTTTCTATATTCCATACGATTATCGATTCAGCCTCACTATCTGCCCCGTCACGACCTGTGGACGCAAGCAAATGAGTATCGGGCGAAAAGGCGATCGGCACGAAGCGACCGCCTTTTTCAGATTCACAACGAAATTTTTCAAGAGATTCCCCCGTTTCTGGGTGCCAGAGGATGACAGTACCCGTAGCATTATCGCTTGTAGCGAACCGTTGACTGTTAGGCGAAAAGGTACAATGATTCCATTCTGTTTCTATCTGCGTTACACGCAAACCTTGCTGGATATCCCACACCTCTATAAGGTTCTCCCAGTCGCTTGTAACGATCCATTTTCCATTAGGCGAAAAAGTAGTTACAAATACGCCTCGTTCCGCACCCCATAATGCGACGGGTGACATCGTTTCTACTTCATACCACCAAAGTCCCACCCTTGTTCCCACGGCGAGATAGTACCCATCTGGGGAGAATGCCAGAGTGTCCACAATCCCTTGCCCCAAGCGTGCCACTGCACCTTCGGGAAGTGCCCAAGTCGTGACATCATCTCCATTAGCATCAACTGGCGCAGGGACTACTAATTTTTTCTCTTCCATCAAAACATCTCCTTGTGTTCTACAGGTAAGGTGTGAGGTCCCAAAGATAAATCACGCCATCATATCCACCGCTGATTAATAAAGTGCCATCCTGCGAGAACGCAAAACACTGAACATCGGTAGTGTGTCCCCAGAAAGTCGCGATATTTTCACCAGTCGCAACTTTCCACAAACGAATAGGCACCTTCTGCAAACCGCCTTGCCACCAAGCCCCGGAAGCCAAATATTCTCCACACGGCGAAAAGCATAACGCAATCGCTCTTTGACTTTCTTCGGGCTGTGGGATCGTCATAACGGTTTTTCCATCTGTTGCATCCCACAACATAACATCGCCTCGATGTCCACCAGCGATTATGTCTCCAAGTGGCGAAAATGCTACGCCCACGTCGGTATAACGCCCCCTCCTTTTTCCTTGTGATGGTGGTCGAGGTAAATCCATCTCGGTAATCTGTTCGCCTGCATCGACATCCCACAGTAGGGCGGTCCGATCTATTGAGATACTTGCGAGCCTTTTTCCGTCCGGACTAAACGCCAAAGACCCAATAGCTTTTGGATGTCCTATAAGTACGGCACACTTTTCCCAATTCTCTCTCCGATCCTCACTATTTGATGGAGAAGGACGTTCCCATACATGGATAGTGCGACCTCTATCAACAGCGGCGAATCGGTGTCCCGTTGGCGCGAGTGCTTCTCTCGATATCAGTTCCAACTCAGGAAAAGGGATTTCAGCAATAGGCACGCTGCTGCCAAACGCCCGCACTTTTAGGGTGTCTTCATCTCTACCCGTAGCAAAGATTTTACCGTTAGCAGACAGATAAACCTTATATGTTTTATCTGGCAGTTCTTCTTCAGTTGGGTGTCGCACGCAC is part of the Candidatus Poribacteria bacterium genome and harbors:
- a CDS encoding WD40 repeat domain-containing protein, which encodes MEEKKLVVPAPVDANGDDVTTWALPEGAVARLGQGIVDTLAFSPDGYYLAVGTRVGLWWYEVETMSPVALWGAERGVFVTTFSPNGKWIVTSDWENLIEVWDIQQGLRVTQIETEWNHCTFSPNSQRFATSDNATGTVILWHPETGESLEKFRCESEKGGRFVPIAFSPDTHLLASTGRDGADSEAESIIVWNIESGEQVACLIGHMGSIYRLCFSPCSRFLASGGEADGTVRVWDTVNWQQIQIYADYGEADMNPSYSPEGVLRATVISYIERFRESIITVWDLESDEKLYSTIEDIGGIWGAVRFSNGSRLAHESGDGGIKVWFSGNSHTQESDYQPTYYPNSIVFSGDCKTLGVEPKVYSEAFLWDIESKRPRRTGDREHLFTFSNGDSYIVSISEGTVTLLDIENVESPIAEFTGHGKAWVQQAFTPAANLLACADEEGTIVVWDVQTRNERCKFKYPLKNLPPDKNRITLLEFSPDGKFLLSEENVWPSARLWDVERGEEIREFPGDKVENVGGFSPCGLYVACGGGQTPDYMLWDVSHREVSAVIQGEETALSAGEIFTFAFSPCGSYLACGGGELRQPELLLWNVKQGQIHKRIPLPKHYDNMMALAFSPCGKYLAGGLWGQQGFKKVPIHLWEAETGKLIATFLGHPTDVQGLAFSPNNELLASASFDGSILLWDLTPYL
- a CDS encoding NAD(P)-dependent oxidoreductase, whose translation is MVKNMNVLLIGGSGHVGTMTLPYMKSHHNFRVLDVNPPKDTSVDYIQGSVTDPDIVQEALKGMDTLVYMVMLQPTSDRSSVADFSDIVANYEVNAKGLHIVLHAAKEAGIQHAVYTSTFTVHERTRNNFPYEDVVPRDNPGVYGLTKGFGEQVCEYFVREHGMSLIALRITGPSTREQWLERYNQPKDSSVHIWWTDEEDLANAYLAAISVEHEGFDAFFIAGDHEQKEINLSKAKRLLGWEPLTHTRV
- a CDS encoding serine/threonine protein kinase encodes the protein MPTRHSLLDVREIDVDIEVYLEQIGEITYRFPVYDSRDQSFQTVVDSQRWFVKHGNTAQNVTWLKQAVRFHAAVQHEAVPQLHNAFTTPNGFTLVYDWIDGEGLRPERELHADEVHPRDRFCALPAAEIIDALNVIYDVHILIEKRGFIAEDFYDGSIIYNFEKKQVYLFDFDFYHPGPFINDRGRLYGSSRFMAPEEFQKGERIDERTNVFMLGRTAFVLLANNSDVRNDWKGSDAMWHVAKKATNVDKQLRYPSVQEFASAWHTAIANDSILMA
- a CDS encoding phytanoyl-CoA dioxygenase family protein, with the protein product MKKITDNEIQFFNNNGYLILKGVLQPDELAVTQSESQRLIDEILAGGPADEWCNRGPERIPYYLTYLHSHPNEFSLRLLGHPFIGDLLHRIIGPDFIPCYESLVFKLPKHGSSVRWHRDGNAIRENHPIFNVDIYLDDSTVDNGCVWVIPKSHLWGIEEAQEVIERGEVNFEREDAVPAEVEPGDILLHHTKVLHGSKINTSDTLRRVIYFDQRTPRWNERYKWWQNEFLTERCKLYQRALHERRTNPYSSDTEQFAYEVPSDMPTWEPNDDFDLRIQHRAYAYKE
- a CDS encoding WD40 repeat domain-containing protein, whose amino-acid sequence is MKTKLLSIFLTLILIPIPLLPNTFAQDYTQWELPEGAIARLGKGGVNKIQYSPDNRFLAVASTIGIWIYDAVTLQEALLFAGNTNGINCVSLSPDGRIFAVGTGQVLQLWDTILGEHQATLTGHTNGIFDVVFSSDGQTIATGSSDGTIRLWDTHTGEQTKTFAKGVNWINRVALSPDGKIVAGGTNDGTLNIWNVTTDEHKKTLIGHERWINAVAFSLDGQTLVSGGDDGNIRMWDVNTGAHKKTLTMDGIGDSIVFSPSGHIFATGTAAGDIHLWNAETGEHQKTLTGHFGGVSSLAFSPDGNTIVSGGAGNIRFWDVMTGEHKKTIFGHSGMVRSIAFSPDGTILASGNYDSTVRLWNTTTGEHKMTFTGNTWDVQSVAFSPDDTILASGNYDGNIRLWDTTTGKQIRTLEGHTEGIYSVVFSPDGKTIASGSEDDTLRLWDVHTGEHKLILSGHDVHIDKQMQDHPEHAEDVYSVAFSPDGKTLASGHHDGTIHLWDADTGKHQTALIGHTWTVWSVTFSPDGKTLASGSGDDTIRLWDVATGKRRVKFEPFAGTVFSVAFSPDGKTLAHGNDNNTIHLWSVDTREPPKILPGHSRRVWQVAFSPNGKTLASGSGDGTVLLWRLR